In one Nocardioides luteus genomic region, the following are encoded:
- a CDS encoding dihydrofolate reductase family protein, which yields MSKVLAALSVSVDGFITGRDPGPGHGLGDGGVLFEWYFDGDTPSQVFDGFKLSEPSARVFDALAARDGVSVAGRNTYDDSGWDKGGAPHPTAPLVVLSHRPAPADHDRQTFTTTIEEAIAVAKEQAGGKDVGLMGGGVVTEALQAGLVDEIVLHQVPVLLGSGRRFFNELPEHIALEIVDVVPASGVTHLHYRVIR from the coding sequence ATGAGCAAGGTCCTCGCAGCACTCTCGGTCTCCGTCGACGGCTTCATCACCGGACGGGATCCCGGCCCCGGCCACGGTCTGGGCGACGGTGGCGTCCTCTTCGAGTGGTACTTCGACGGCGACACCCCCAGCCAGGTCTTCGACGGCTTCAAGCTCTCCGAGCCGAGCGCGCGTGTCTTCGACGCGCTGGCCGCTCGCGACGGTGTCAGCGTCGCGGGGCGCAACACCTACGACGACTCGGGCTGGGACAAGGGTGGTGCGCCGCACCCCACCGCACCCCTGGTCGTCCTCTCCCACCGACCCGCCCCGGCCGACCACGACCGGCAGACCTTCACCACCACCATCGAGGAGGCGATCGCCGTCGCGAAGGAGCAGGCAGGCGGCAAGGACGTCGGACTCATGGGCGGCGGCGTCGTGACCGAAGCGCTGCAGGCCGGCCTGGTGGACGAGATCGTCCTCCACCAGGTCCCGGTGCTCCTCGGCTCCGGCCGGCGCTTCTTCAACGAGCTCCCCGAGCACATCGCGCTCGAGATCGTCGACGTCGTCCCCGCGTCCGGCGTCACCCACCTCCACTACCGCGTCATCCGTTGA
- a CDS encoding TIGR03618 family F420-dependent PPOX class oxidoreductase, whose translation MIDPDVRPFLEGTELAHVATIGPDGAPRTSPVWTGTHGDHVVFLTGNRARKYRDLKADPRIALSLAPAANDYMPVILRGRVTGWVEDESRWEIIDEIATRYTGAPYPREVDAFGDRAIALIELDHQHVGVG comes from the coding sequence ATGATCGACCCCGACGTACGCCCCTTCCTCGAGGGCACCGAGCTGGCCCACGTCGCCACCATCGGCCCCGACGGCGCTCCGCGAACCTCCCCGGTATGGACCGGCACCCACGGCGACCACGTCGTCTTCCTCACCGGCAACCGCGCCCGCAAGTACCGCGACCTCAAGGCCGACCCGCGCATCGCGCTCTCCCTGGCGCCGGCGGCGAACGACTACATGCCAGTCATCCTCCGCGGCCGGGTCACCGGCTGGGTCGAGGACGAGAGCCGCTGGGAGATCATCGACGAGATCGCCACGCGCTACACCGGCGCTCCCTATCCGCGCGAGGTCGACGCGTTCGGCGACCGCGCCATCGCGCTGATCGAGCTCGACCACCAGCACGTCGGCGTCGGCTGA
- a CDS encoding winged helix-turn-helix transcriptional regulator, with protein sequence MTWHPSADEPVEACPIAPAVELIFSRWTTPILWALHEYGTQRFVELERRLGTISSKVLTQRLRQLERDGLVERRYHAEVPPRVEYDITDLGRSLQPVFAAVGTWSETNMPAVETARQAYTGPLPR encoded by the coding sequence ATGACCTGGCACCCGAGCGCCGACGAGCCGGTGGAGGCCTGCCCGATCGCGCCCGCGGTCGAGCTGATCTTCAGCCGCTGGACGACACCGATCCTGTGGGCCCTGCACGAGTACGGCACCCAGCGCTTCGTGGAGCTCGAGCGCCGCCTCGGCACGATCTCGTCGAAGGTGCTCACCCAGCGCCTGCGCCAGCTCGAGCGCGACGGCCTCGTCGAGCGCCGCTACCACGCCGAGGTCCCACCCCGCGTGGAGTACGACATCACCGACCTCGGCCGCAGCCTCCAGCCGGTCTTCGCCGCCGTCGGCACCTGGTCGGAGACCAACATGCCGGCCGTGGAGACCGCCCGGCAGGCCTACACCGGTCCGCTACCCCGCTGA
- a CDS encoding flavin monoamine oxidase family protein — MTQSRRNFLRNVGLAGGAGVMLHSMGALGLTSAHAAETPDFTPPQPADLARAGSKSVVILGGGVAGLTAAYELLKGGYRVTVLEGRDRAGGRNFTVRGGTRVTDLKGVTQVAGFSQGQYMNAGPGRLPQSHITLDYCKELGVPIEAFTNQNANALLYYPGDHGIGAVQMRHAKADTYGYVSELLAKATDKGALDEELTAADKEALIAFLRSFGDLGTKAEGYAYTGSSRAGYTVEPGAGQESGTEVAPHAMSAVLAAGLGQYFSFEFGYDQAMMMYQPVGGMDAIPKAFAKAIGARNIRYGAEVVEWNNTSTGVSVAYKARGRTEVIEADFAINCMPPQIAAKIPHNLGADITASLKSFGPSNAGKIGIEYDRRWWEEDFRIYGGITNTRLDLRNMWHPSYGFNGDKGTMIGYYNTGSAADTYGALTPAQRLSRAVDMGKQIFGDVYGEGITASYSQDWKSAKFSEGAWAYSTTADTDPLYTRLLDATGNTYFAGDHLSHAVAWQHGAITAARAAVEKLHTRVTA, encoded by the coding sequence ATGACTCAGTCACGTCGGAACTTCCTGCGCAACGTCGGCCTCGCCGGCGGAGCAGGCGTCATGTTGCACAGCATGGGTGCCCTCGGGCTCACCTCCGCGCACGCCGCGGAGACACCCGATTTCACTCCTCCCCAGCCCGCGGACCTCGCCCGGGCGGGCAGCAAGTCGGTCGTGATCCTCGGCGGTGGCGTCGCCGGGCTGACCGCTGCGTACGAGCTGCTCAAGGGCGGCTACCGGGTCACCGTCCTCGAGGGACGCGACCGGGCGGGTGGCCGCAACTTCACCGTCCGTGGCGGCACCCGCGTCACCGATCTGAAGGGGGTCACCCAGGTCGCCGGGTTCTCCCAGGGCCAGTACATGAACGCCGGGCCCGGACGGCTGCCACAGAGCCACATCACCCTCGACTACTGCAAGGAGCTGGGCGTCCCGATCGAGGCATTCACCAACCAGAACGCCAATGCGCTGCTCTACTACCCGGGTGACCACGGCATCGGCGCTGTCCAGATGCGCCACGCCAAGGCGGACACCTACGGCTACGTCTCCGAGCTGCTCGCGAAGGCGACCGACAAGGGCGCCCTGGACGAGGAGCTGACCGCAGCCGACAAGGAGGCGCTGATCGCGTTCCTGAGGAGCTTCGGCGACCTCGGCACCAAGGCGGAGGGGTACGCCTACACCGGCTCCAGCCGCGCGGGCTACACCGTCGAGCCGGGTGCCGGTCAGGAGTCCGGCACCGAGGTGGCGCCCCACGCGATGAGCGCGGTCCTCGCGGCCGGACTGGGTCAGTACTTCTCGTTCGAGTTCGGCTACGACCAGGCGATGATGATGTATCAGCCGGTCGGCGGCATGGACGCGATCCCGAAGGCCTTCGCCAAGGCCATCGGGGCGCGCAACATCCGCTACGGGGCCGAGGTCGTCGAGTGGAACAACACCTCGACCGGCGTCTCCGTCGCCTACAAGGCTCGCGGACGGACCGAGGTCATCGAGGCGGACTTCGCGATCAACTGCATGCCGCCGCAGATCGCCGCCAAGATCCCGCACAACCTCGGCGCCGACATCACCGCGAGCCTGAAGTCCTTCGGGCCGTCGAACGCGGGCAAGATCGGGATCGAGTACGACCGGCGCTGGTGGGAGGAGGACTTCCGGATCTACGGCGGGATCACCAACACCCGCCTCGACCTGCGCAACATGTGGCACCCGTCGTACGGGTTCAACGGCGACAAGGGCACCATGATCGGCTACTACAACACCGGTAGCGCGGCGGACACCTACGGCGCCCTGACCCCTGCCCAGCGGCTCTCCCGCGCGGTGGACATGGGCAAGCAGATCTTCGGGGACGTCTACGGCGAGGGCATCACCGCCTCCTACAGCCAGGACTGGAAGTCGGCGAAGTTCTCGGAGGGGGCTTGGGCCTACTCGACGACGGCGGACACCGATCCGCTCTACACGCGGCTGTTGGACGCCACCGGCAACACGTACTTCGCCGGCGACCACCTCAGCCACGCGGTCGCCTGGCAGCACGGCGCGATCACGGCCGCCCGGGCGGCCGTCGAGAAGCTGCACACGCGGGTGACGGCATGA
- a CDS encoding VOC family protein: protein MIPGFRYIVDDIPAAVAFYRELGFEDVGPRAGGFAMLEGHGLRLMLNTAGAGGAGHAADDGKLPSPGGWSRIQLEVPDVDEELRRLSEAGARVRTSRIDGTGGAQAVIEDPAGNAVELFTPA, encoded by the coding sequence ATGATTCCTGGATTCCGCTACATCGTCGACGACATCCCTGCGGCGGTTGCGTTCTACCGCGAGCTCGGTTTCGAGGACGTCGGACCCAGAGCCGGCGGCTTCGCCATGCTCGAGGGGCACGGCCTGAGGCTGATGCTGAACACCGCCGGTGCCGGCGGCGCCGGGCACGCCGCCGACGACGGGAAGCTGCCCAGCCCCGGTGGCTGGAGTCGTATCCAGCTCGAGGTGCCCGACGTGGACGAGGAGCTCCGGCGGCTGAGCGAAGCCGGAGCCCGGGTACGCACCAGCCGCATCGACGGCACGGGTGGTGCTCAGGCCGTGATCGAGGACCCGGCCGGCAACGCGGTCGAGCTGTTCACGCCCGCCTGA
- a CDS encoding Rid family hydrolase, with protein MVGLTAALVAPTAAVAGSKWSPASDGHRPPRGGETISVLPAGQDNPSIANGVAIGPAAAIYKTSGLGPSRLNTGATGEQAYIDTEVFPDGQLPPGVTITEAQGINVLRRIGENLAAAGLSYEDVITMRVFLQNPAGEAKMDFAGWNRAYRQFFANTSVSTGEVIPVPLGTAPPAEPMVTNPARPSRFALEIENLPVDGWLVEVEVDAAYPVKRK; from the coding sequence GTGGTCGGGTTGACCGCGGCTCTGGTGGCACCGACGGCGGCGGTTGCGGGGAGCAAGTGGTCGCCTGCTTCTGATGGGCACCGTCCGCCGCGTGGCGGGGAGACGATCTCGGTGCTGCCGGCGGGTCAGGACAACCCGTCGATCGCCAACGGTGTCGCGATCGGGCCGGCGGCCGCGATCTACAAGACCAGCGGGCTCGGACCGTCGCGGTTGAACACCGGGGCGACCGGCGAGCAGGCCTACATCGACACCGAGGTGTTCCCCGATGGCCAGCTGCCACCGGGCGTCACGATCACCGAGGCGCAGGGGATCAACGTGCTTCGCCGGATCGGGGAGAACCTCGCGGCGGCCGGCCTCTCCTACGAGGACGTGATCACGATGCGCGTCTTCCTGCAGAACCCCGCGGGCGAGGCGAAGATGGACTTCGCGGGCTGGAACCGGGCCTATCGGCAGTTCTTCGCGAACACGTCGGTCTCGACCGGCGAGGTCATCCCGGTGCCGCTCGGCACCGCTCCGCCCGCCGAGCCGATGGTCACCAACCCGGCCCGGCCGTCGCGGTTCGCGCTCGAGATCGAGAACCTGCCGGTGGACGGCTGGCTCGTCGAGGTGGAGGTCGACGCGGCCTATCCGGTGAAGAGGAAGTAG
- a CDS encoding winged helix-turn-helix transcriptional regulator: MQRTNFGDMACSIARTLDVIGEPWSPLVLRDIWVGMNRFDQIQADLGISRKVLTERLGHLVERGVLERRAYDSRPRYEYVLTDKGRELVDVLMVMAGWGDRWLAGEAGPPVLYRHHACGEIGRVDLRCTHCGGPMHADDVDVLAGPGAAPEPASAG, translated from the coding sequence ATGCAACGTACGAACTTCGGCGACATGGCCTGCTCGATCGCGCGCACGCTGGACGTGATCGGCGAGCCGTGGTCGCCGCTCGTGCTGCGCGACATCTGGGTGGGCATGAACCGCTTCGACCAGATCCAGGCGGATCTCGGGATCTCGCGGAAGGTGCTCACCGAGCGGCTCGGGCACCTGGTCGAGCGCGGGGTGCTGGAGCGGCGGGCGTACGACAGCCGGCCGCGCTATGAGTACGTCCTGACCGACAAGGGTCGCGAGCTGGTCGACGTCCTGATGGTGATGGCCGGATGGGGCGACAGGTGGCTCGCGGGCGAGGCCGGGCCGCCCGTGCTCTACCGGCATCACGCCTGTGGGGAGATCGGCCGCGTCGATCTGCGGTGCACCCACTGCGGTGGGCCCATGCACGCTGACGACGTCGACGTGCTGGCCGGGCCGGGGGCCGCGCCGGAGCCGGCCTCAGCGGGGTAG
- a CDS encoding GNAT family N-acetyltransferase, translating into MTVTIRDAAPADVPEILRLVHALAVYEKEPDAVEATEADFAAALFPESGTPTTHCLIAEKDGTVIGMAVWYVTFSTWTGRNGIWLEDLFVDPEHRGAGAGKALLVRLAEICVENDWRRLEWWVLKWNEPSIAFYRSLGSVPQDEWEVHRIDGAELKELGGAGGA; encoded by the coding sequence GTGACCGTCACCATCCGCGATGCAGCTCCCGCCGACGTACCCGAGATCCTCCGCCTCGTCCACGCCCTGGCCGTCTACGAGAAGGAGCCCGACGCGGTCGAGGCGACGGAGGCCGACTTCGCGGCGGCCCTCTTCCCCGAGTCGGGCACCCCGACCACCCACTGCCTGATCGCGGAGAAGGACGGCACGGTCATCGGCATGGCGGTCTGGTACGTCACCTTCTCCACCTGGACCGGCCGCAACGGCATCTGGCTCGAGGACCTCTTCGTCGACCCGGAGCACCGCGGCGCCGGCGCCGGCAAGGCCCTGCTCGTACGCCTCGCCGAGATCTGCGTCGAGAACGACTGGCGCCGCCTCGAGTGGTGGGTGTTGAAGTGGAACGAGCCCTCGATCGCCTTCTACCGCTCCCTCGGCTCGGTCCCCCAGGACGAGTGGGAGGTCCACCGCATCGACGGTGCCGAGCTGAAGGAGCTCGGCGGCGCCGGCGGTGCCTGA
- a CDS encoding TetR-like C-terminal domain-containing protein — translation MASRQGRTDPRVVRSRQRVLEAALAELAERGYGGFSIDGVATRAGVARSTIYRLGHDRLSLIADAMETLNVQPRPEAGGQDPRADVVAIVAHLASAMQSSLMSDCLPAVLDGAERDAGLRELHHRYSAQRRTRLVDALLRLKESGQPVGDPERAAEALAGAVFYRRLMTPVPLRTDEVEGLVATVLGER, via the coding sequence ATGGCTTCTCGTCAAGGGCGAACGGACCCGCGGGTGGTGCGCAGCCGGCAGCGAGTGCTCGAAGCGGCGCTCGCGGAGCTCGCCGAGCGTGGATACGGCGGATTCAGCATCGACGGTGTGGCGACACGCGCCGGGGTCGCACGGAGCACCATCTATCGGCTCGGCCACGACCGGCTCAGTCTGATCGCGGACGCGATGGAGACGCTCAACGTCCAACCGCGCCCCGAGGCCGGTGGCCAGGACCCGCGAGCCGACGTGGTCGCGATCGTCGCCCACCTCGCCTCCGCCATGCAGTCGTCCCTGATGTCCGACTGTCTCCCTGCGGTGCTCGACGGTGCCGAGCGCGACGCCGGACTGCGGGAGCTGCATCACCGTTACAGCGCCCAGCGACGTACGCGGCTGGTCGATGCTCTCCTCCGGCTGAAGGAATCGGGACAACCGGTCGGGGATCCGGAGCGAGCGGCGGAGGCGCTGGCGGGGGCGGTGTTCTACCGGCGGCTGATGACGCCGGTGCCGCTGCGTACGGACGAGGTCGAGGGGTTGGTGGCGACCGTTCTCGGGGAGCGGTGA
- a CDS encoding SDR family oxidoreductase: MIVITGATGNVGRPLVELLADAGHTVTAVSRAQSAPLPARPGVVTAEADLSDVATLAPALAGADALFLLVSGAGAHVDGPALMKHAEAAGVRRVVLQSSQAVGTRPGTPSHAPLVELEDAVRGSAMEWTILRPGGFASNALAWVPMVKETNTVHAPFSDVALPVVDPLDIAEVAAAALTEEGHSGRTYEITGPVAITPREQVAEIAAATGRAVEFVELTPEAALRQMAAFMPPAVAEGTLAILGHPTDAEQAVSPHVEEVLGRPARGFGEWAGRFAAAYEA; this comes from the coding sequence ATGATCGTCATCACCGGAGCGACGGGGAACGTCGGACGCCCGCTCGTCGAGCTGCTGGCCGACGCCGGACACACCGTCACCGCCGTCTCGCGCGCACAGTCGGCGCCGCTGCCGGCACGGCCCGGAGTCGTCACCGCGGAGGCGGACCTCTCCGACGTCGCGACCCTGGCGCCGGCCCTGGCAGGTGCCGATGCGCTCTTCCTGCTGGTCAGCGGCGCCGGCGCCCACGTCGACGGGCCGGCCCTGATGAAGCATGCCGAGGCCGCAGGCGTACGCCGGGTCGTGCTGCAGTCCTCCCAGGCCGTCGGCACCCGGCCGGGGACGCCGTCGCACGCGCCGCTCGTCGAGCTCGAGGACGCGGTGCGGGGCTCGGCGATGGAGTGGACGATCCTGCGACCGGGCGGCTTCGCGAGCAACGCGCTCGCCTGGGTGCCGATGGTCAAGGAGACGAACACCGTCCATGCGCCCTTCAGCGACGTCGCGCTTCCCGTGGTCGACCCGCTCGACATCGCCGAGGTGGCCGCGGCGGCGCTGACCGAGGAAGGTCACTCGGGGCGGACGTACGAGATCACCGGGCCGGTCGCGATCACGCCTCGCGAGCAGGTCGCGGAGATCGCGGCAGCGACCGGGCGGGCGGTGGAGTTCGTCGAGCTGACGCCGGAAGCGGCGTTGCGCCAGATGGCTGCGTTCATGCCGCCGGCCGTCGCCGAGGGGACGCTGGCCATCCTCGGGCACCCGACCGACGCCGAGCAGGCGGTCAGCCCGCACGTCGAGGAGGTCCTGGGCAGGCCGGCCCGCGGCTTCGGGGAGTGGGCGGGGCGGTTCGCCGCTGCGTACGAGGCCTGA